One genomic window of Psychrobacillus sp. INOP01 includes the following:
- the gdhA gene encoding NADP-specific glutamate dehydrogenase, whose protein sequence is MEITTRNNTEHKNRANDYVHEVYELVKERNQGEKEFLQATREIFDSLRPVFLKNPQYIHNGILERITEPDRVITFRVAWEDDTGKVQVNRGFRVQFNNSLGPYKGGIRFHPTVNSSIMKFLAFEQTFKNALTGQPIGAGKGGSDFNPKGKSEREIMRFTQSFITELSKYIGPDMDVPAGDIGVGKREIGYMFGQYNRLKGGYEAGVFTGKDPNHGGSLGRKEATGYGTVYFVEEMLKSLNDSFEGKKVVVSGSGNVAIYAMEKAIELGAVVLACSDSNGYIYDPKGIDVETIKQLKEFDSKRIKEYTKVHKDAVYHDGCTDIWSVACDIALPCATQNEMEKDDAIMLIQNGVRAIGEGANMPCTEEAILAFQANGVLFGPAKAANAGGVAVSAMEMSQNSMRLSWTVEEVDEKLKQVMKNIYISCYNAAESYGHPGNLVIGANIAGFLKVADAMVAHGIH, encoded by the coding sequence ATGGAAATAACAACAAGAAATAATACGGAACATAAAAACAGAGCGAATGACTATGTGCATGAAGTATACGAACTGGTAAAGGAAAGAAATCAAGGGGAAAAAGAATTTTTACAGGCAACGCGTGAAATTTTTGATTCACTGCGGCCGGTATTTTTGAAAAACCCACAATATATACATAATGGAATTTTAGAGCGTATTACGGAGCCAGATCGAGTAATTACATTTCGAGTTGCATGGGAAGACGATACTGGAAAGGTTCAGGTCAATCGTGGTTTTCGAGTACAGTTTAATAATAGCCTAGGGCCTTATAAAGGCGGAATTCGTTTCCATCCGACAGTAAACAGTAGTATTATGAAATTTCTGGCCTTCGAGCAGACATTTAAAAATGCATTGACGGGACAGCCGATTGGCGCAGGTAAAGGTGGATCTGATTTTAATCCAAAAGGAAAGTCAGAACGTGAAATTATGCGATTTACGCAAAGTTTTATTACCGAATTAAGCAAATATATTGGGCCTGATATGGATGTGCCAGCTGGAGATATTGGAGTTGGGAAGAGAGAAATAGGTTATATGTTCGGCCAGTATAATCGTTTAAAAGGCGGCTATGAGGCGGGTGTATTTACTGGAAAAGATCCAAATCACGGAGGGAGTCTCGGTCGAAAAGAGGCTACAGGTTACGGCACAGTCTATTTTGTTGAAGAAATGTTGAAGTCATTAAATGATAGCTTTGAAGGGAAAAAAGTAGTTGTCTCTGGATCCGGCAACGTAGCAATCTACGCAATGGAGAAGGCGATTGAGCTTGGTGCAGTAGTGCTGGCATGTAGTGATTCTAATGGATATATATACGATCCTAAGGGTATTGATGTAGAAACGATAAAACAGTTAAAAGAGTTTGATAGTAAAAGAATTAAAGAGTATACAAAGGTTCATAAAGATGCAGTTTATCATGATGGTTGCACGGACATTTGGTCGGTTGCTTGTGATATTGCTCTACCTTGCGCCACGCAAAATGAAATGGAAAAAGACGATGCCATTATGTTAATACAAAATGGGGTGCGGGCAATAGGGGAAGGTGCTAATATGCCTTGCACAGAAGAGGCTATTCTTGCCTTCCAAGCAAATGGTGTATTATTTGGCCCAGCTAAAGCAGCAAATGCGGGCGGAGTAGCTGTTTCTGCAATGGAGATGTCACAAAATAGTATGCGGTTATCGTGGACGGTTGAAGAAGTAGATGAAAAGTTAAAGCAGGTAATGAAGAACATATACATTAGCTGTTATAATGCCGCAGAAAGTTACGGACATCCAGGTAATTTGGTGATAGGAGCAAATATAGCAGGATTCCTTAAAGTGGCAGACGCAATGGTAGCACACGGAATTCACTAA